The Candidatus Bathyarchaeota archaeon sequence ACAGGAAACATTGATGGATTGAGTGTCGGCATGAGTGACGAGTGGTCTAGAGCGAAAGAGAAGCAGATAGAGAGAATAAAAAGTATGAAGCCCCACGATAGGCTGAGCCTCGTCGAGGCGATAACAGAGATAAACCAGTATATAGCGAGCAGTTGCCAGGGATGGATGCAATGGGTTTACAACCCACTTATAATTGGGCAATTCGACCAGGAAAAGTTACAAGACATATTCGAGACATTCAGAAAGTTCGCCCTAGAATTCCTAGAGTTTGATATCGCAGCTACAAGAGGCTTGGGGGAGGTTCTTAAGAAACAGTCGAGGGCTAGAAGGAAGGAAGGGCCAACATACGTCTGAAGACCTAAATCCTCTCGGCTTCCCACCTTGAATTTTCAGGAAACGCCATGAAAATCTTGAGGGCAATGTCTACTCGCATATGTCACCATTAAATACTAGAATCCTCATGAATGTCTCTGTATCAGGTGTAGTCAAGGTTGGGTAAAAGAATCAGAGTAGGAATCATCGGTGTAGGGAACTGTTTCGCTGGCCTCGTTCAAGGTATCGAGTATTACAGGAGAAACTCAGGGAGACCCATCATAGGGGTGATGCATGAAGATATAGGCGGATACAGAATATTCGACATAGACTTCGTATCAGCATTCGATGTAGCCGAGAACAAGATCGGTAGGAGACTCGATGAGGCAATATATCAGCCTCCGAACTGTGTCGACTGGCTACCTGAAGTTCCTAAGATAAATGCAATTGTCAGGGAGGCTCCTATCCTGGACGGTGTCGGCGTCTATGTTGAGAAGATGATAAAGCCTGTGAAGCAGACCAAGACACCTGAAGAGTTAAGGAAGGAGATTATAAAGGAACTCAATGATACTGGGACTGAGATGCTTATAAACTACCTGCCTGTCGGCAGTGAGAAGGCTGTCAGATACTGGAGCAACATAGCCTTGGATGCTAATGTCGGCCTGATAAACTGTATGCCTGTATTCATAGCCTCCGATAAACAGTGGGTTTCGAAGTTTGAGAAGAGAGGATTGCCAATCATAGGTGACGATATTAAAGGCCAGGTTGGGGCTACCATCCTCAACCGGGTCTTAGCGAAACTCTGCGATGATAGGGGGACGGTTATAGACCAGATGTACCAGATAAACGTCGGCGGAAACACAGATTTCGCGAATATGATAGAGAGGTCTAGGCTAGCCTCCAAGAAGATATCTAAGACTGAAGCTGTTCAGAGCCAGCTCCGGCAGAGGCTCGGTGAAGACAGAATATATGTCGGCCCATCAGACTTCCTCCCATTCCTTGGAAACACGAAGATATGTTACATAAACATCAAGGGAAGAATGTTTGCCG is a genomic window containing:
- a CDS encoding DUF2153 family protein codes for the protein MSVGMSDEWSRAKEKQIERIKSMKPHDRLSLVEAITEINQYIASSCQGWMQWVYNPLIIGQFDQEKLQDIFETFRKFALEFLEFDIAATRGLGEVLKKQSRARRKEGPTYV
- a CDS encoding inositol-3-phosphate synthase produces the protein MGKRIRVGIIGVGNCFAGLVQGIEYYRRNSGRPIIGVMHEDIGGYRIFDIDFVSAFDVAENKIGRRLDEAIYQPPNCVDWLPEVPKINAIVREAPILDGVGVYVEKMIKPVKQTKTPEELRKEIIKELNDTGTEMLINYLPVGSEKAVRYWSNIALDANVGLINCMPVFIASDKQWVSKFEKRGLPIIGDDIKGQVGATILNRVLAKLCDDRGTVIDQMYQINVGGNTDFANMIERSRLASKKISKTEAVQSQLRQRLGEDRIYVGPSDFLPFLGNTKICYINIKGRMFADRSFEIECKLTVDDKSNSAGIAVDAIRCLRLAFDRGIGGVLTSPSAYLMKHPPIQYSDAEAKILMEKFIAGEVER